The nucleotide window TATTGTTATGGCTTCATTAACAGCACCTGTTATTTTAACACTTGCTGCTGATAATGGATTTTTAATTCCTGCAATTGCTGCACATCTATTTGTATTTTATTTTGGTATTTTAGCAGATGTTACACCACCTGTTGGGCTTGCAGCTTATGCAGCAGCTGGAATTGCAAAAGCAGACCCTATAAAAACAGGAATTATTGGATTTATGTATAATATTAGAACAGCAATATTACCATTTATGTTCTTCTTTAATCCAGAATTACTACTTATCTCAGGAGTTGATCCTTTAAATCCAAGTGATCCTCACGGTTGGATATGGATTACAAATCCAATTGATATAGCTGTTATTTTTACAACTGCATTTATAGGAATGATTTCTTTCTCTTCATTTATGATTGGATATTTTGTAACAAAAACTACATTATTAGAAAGATTATTATTTTTAGTTCCTGTTCCTTTTATGTTTTTACCAAAAGTAATAGAAACATATCTTCCAATACCAAACCATTATGTTTCATATTTAATTGGTATTGCTATCATCGTTGGAATTTATTTAGTTCAAAAAAGAAGAGTTAAAAAAGAGGCTTCTATATAAAAAAGAAAAGAGAAAAGAGAAATTCTCTTTTCTTTTTACTTCAATAACACTTTTTCTATTATATATCCATAACCTTTATGAGAAATAATAAAATCATTATCTTTTATTTTATCTTTTAATCTTTTCATTACTGTTCTAAAAGATGAATCATTTATTGAAATATCATTCCAAATTTCTTTTTTAAATCGTTCAATTGGGATTAATGTTCCAATATTTTTTATCAATACATCTAATACTTCTGATTCTTTTTTTGATAATTTAACAATTATATTATTGTTATATAATTTACTTGTTTCCATATCATACATATAACTATTATTCAATTTAATTAAATTACTTATTTCATTAAGAACTTTTGGTTGTTTATCCAAAAGAACTTCTTGTTTTGCTTTTTGAAGCATTTCCATCATATTGTCAATATTTAAAGGTTTTACAAAATATCCACTTACTCTTAAATTTATAAGCTTTAATAAATCTTCTTCATTTTTATGAGCACTTACAATGATAAATCTCTGATTTGGAATAAGTTTTAATATTTCATCAATCATCTGCATGCCATTTATATTTGGCATATTTAAATCTGTAATTACTAAATCGAAGTTCTCTTTATTATCAAAACTTTTTTGAATAATTTCAAGGGCATCTGCTCCATCACAAGCAACAATAACTTCATCAAAAATTGTATTAAGATAAAAAGCTAAAGTTTTTCTAGCTAACTCTTCATCTTCTACTAATAAAACTTTTGTTTTAAATTTCTGCATATTTTCTCTTTATTATGTATTATAAATAGATTATATCAAAATTGCTTTTAAGCATTTAGTTTTATTAAAAACTCTACTCCATCATCTTTATTTACAGCTTCAATTTTACCATTCATATTTTTTTCAATGATTACTTTTGTCATATAAAGTCCAATTCCTGTACCTTGATTTTCAAATTTAGTTGTAAAATATGGTTCAAAAATTCTTTCGATAATTGTTTCATCTATATTTCCACAATTATTAAAAATTGATATGAATATATTTTCTTTTTCTTTATAAATTTTTATTTCTATTCTTGCTTTAAACTTTATAGTTTTATCTTTTATAATTTTGGCATCAATTGCATTATTTAGAATATTTACAATTACTTGTTCAAACTCATTTTCATAGTTTTCTATTTCAATATTTATTGCATCTATAAGCAATTCTATTGAATTTTTTTCCAAAGATGATTTCACTATTTTTGAACTTTGAATAATTGAATCTTTTATATTAAAGACTTTTTTTTCTTTTGATGGTTTATAAAAATTTCTAAAATCATCAATTGTTTGTGACATAAAATCTATTTGTAATTTTGCATTTTTAATTGTTTCATTTAATTCATCTTTTGAAATCAATCCATAAGAATCTCGTATATAATAAATCAAAAGATTTATATTATTTAGTGGTTGTCGCCATTGATGAGCGATATTTCCAAGCATTTCACCCATTGAAGCTAATTTATTTTGCTGAACTAATAATCTATCTTTTTCAAGATTTTTTTCAACTTCTTCTTCAATTTTTTGTTTTAACTCTTCTTCATTCATTTTAAGTTTTGTTATATCATTTAAATAACCGTAAAAACCTATAACATTTGAATAATCATCTTTGATTAAAATAGCTCTTGTATAAACCCATTTTATATTACTTTGTTTATCTATAACTCTAAAAATACAATTAAATGAATCGCTGTCATCTTTTACTGCTTTTTTAATAACATCTTTTAATGGTTTAACATCATCTTTATAAACAAATTTAAAAAAATTGTTTTTATTTTCAAAATCATTTACTTCATAACCATAATCATTAATACTTTTTGAAACAAATTTGACAGTTAAATTTTCATCATTTTCCCATCTGAAAATTACAATTCTTCCATGTTCAGTTAAAAGGTCTACATCTCTTAATTCTTTTGTTAGTTTTACTCTATCATCAATATTCATTGACATCATTAAAACTCTATTTGAGTTAAAAACTTTTCCTCGAACTAAAATCCATTTATAATTATTCCATTTGTCTTTTAATCTGTATTCACAAATAAAATGCTCACTTTGTTTATTTATATGTTTTTCAAACTCCTTGATAACTTTTAATTTATCATCTTTATGTATTAAACTCAACCATTCTTCAAAAGTTTGAATATCATTTCTTTTATAACCAAACATCTCAAGCCATTTATTTGAAAAGAAAATTTCATTTGTTTCTAAGTCCATATCCCACAAACCATCATTTGAAGCAATGATTGCAAGCTCATATCTCTCTTTCCATTTTTTAAAAAGGAAATTTTTTCTCTCTAATCTTTTGTTGTATCTATTAAAAATTGTATTAATAAATTTTCCAAAAATATTAAAAGAAGTAATAAGTAATAAAGCAATAAATGTAACTAAAAGATAAAATCCAACAAGTTTTGTTTCATATTCTTCTTTTATATTTTTTAACTCTTGGTTCTTTTCACTTGTTCTTACAAAAATTTTATATTGATATTTAGGAAATGTATATGAAAAATCATTTGCACTTTTTTCTTCGAAATCTTTTATATCCTTTATATCTTCAATTTTTCCACTCATTTTGTAGTTAAAAACTCTATTTTCGTGAAAATCATAAAAATAGAAATATGAGTTATTTAAAGTTTTACTTTTTGCAATGATTGAATCAAAAATCGCTTTTTCTGTAAGAACTTTCATATCATCAATTTTTGAATAAGCTCCAATATAAATATTCAAAAAATCTATATATTTTATAAAACTTAATTGTATGTTTCTTTTTTGATTATCAACACTATACATTAAATTATTATCACCAATATATTCAATATTTCGTAACATATAATATTTAAATTTCGCTGTTTTATTTTCAGAATTTGTAAGTTCTGTTAAACTCTCTAATAATTTCTCACCATGTAATAATTTATAATTAATATTATCAAATAGTAAAAAATTTATATTTCTTTGTCTTTCTACTTCATTTAGATATGGTTCTAAAAAACTCATATTAAAAGGTTTTCCATCTTTTAGATTTGCTTTTATAAATCCAATAATCTCATAAATTGAATTACTTAAATCATTTTCAATATCATCAAAATTTGCACTTGTATTATATTTTATACTTGAAATATAAGTTTTTAAAACATCATTTTTATAAAAATTTTCATTTTGAATAAGAATATTTATCCTATTTTTTTTCTCATATTCTAAAAACAAAAATATAGAGATAAATGAGATAACAGAAAGAAATAAAACAAATATTAAAGGTGTATAAATTATCTTATTTTTTATATCTAAAAGTGTATAAAACTTCTTTTTCTTAAAAAACATTTTAACCCTTAGTATTTTATTTTAGCTAGGTATAATCCATTTGCCTTAATAGGAGTTTTAAATAAATTTTTCTCACAATTCAACTGTTTTTTCAAATCTTCGATAGTCAATCTTTTATCATTAATTGCTAATAAAAATCCAACCATTAATCTAATTTGAGAACGCAAATAAGAGTTTGCAACAAATTTAAAAACATAAATATCTTTATGTTTATAAAAAGCTGTTTCAAAAATTTCTCTTATTGTAACATCTTTATCACTTCCTGTTTTATGAAAATATTTAAAATCATAAACACCAATAAACTCTTTTATTGCTTCTTTTAAAAGTTTTTCATCTACAGATTTTACGAAAGTAATAAATTTATCATTAAAAGGTGTTGTTGGTTTAGTTGTGATTATATATCTATAAACTCTTTTTTTTGCATGAAATCTTGAATGGAAATCTTCATTTACTTTTACTATATGTCTTATTTGTATAGAACTAGGTAATCTTTTATTTAAAATTTCTTGTAATTTAAAAAAATCTGTCCAAAAATCTGGAATTACACAGTTAAAAACTTGTCCTGTTGCGTGAACTTCTTTATCTGTTCGCCCACTTAGAACTATTGAAGTATCAATATTTAGAGTTTTAAAAGCTTTAAGTAATTCATCTTCTATTGTATTTTTATTGGGTTGCTTTTGACTTCCTAAATATGAACTTCCATCATAAGCAACAATAAATTTTAAATTCATAAAAATCAATACTCTTTTTTGATTGTTTTTGAATATAAAATATATGTTCCTATAAGCCAAATAGTTGGAATTATATAAAGTGTATGTAAAAGTAATTTATCACCTATTGCTTTTATTAAAACATAATATAAAACAACAGCAATAAGAGAATAAACTATCGCTCTATTTTTTTCATATCTTGGATTAAAATATCCAAAAGTTATTACTAAAAATAGCGAAACTAAAGGGAATAATGAAGTTAAAATATAAAATGTCAAATCATCAATATCAATATTCTTTTTTATATTATTTTTCCAATATTCATAGGTATTTGTAAAAACTCCTATTTTACTATCTGCTATTGAATCATTTATATACATTGATTTATAATCAATTTGATTAAATTCATTTTCATCAATAATAAAAGCTTTTCCATTTAATAATTTAAAACTTAAGCTTCCTTTGTCATTATCTAAAATAGCTGTATCACTTACAATAAATTGGTCTTTTTTATCTTCTGTTTTAAATAATTTTACATTTTC belongs to Arcobacter defluvii and includes:
- a CDS encoding PAS domain-containing sensor histidine kinase, with translation MFFKKKKFYTLLDIKNKIIYTPLIFVLFLSVISFISIFLFLEYEKKNRINILIQNENFYKNDVLKTYISSIKYNTSANFDDIENDLSNSIYEIIGFIKANLKDGKPFNMSFLEPYLNEVERQRNINFLLFDNINYKLLHGEKLLESLTELTNSENKTAKFKYYMLRNIEYIGDNNLMYSVDNQKRNIQLSFIKYIDFLNIYIGAYSKIDDMKVLTEKAIFDSIIAKSKTLNNSYFYFYDFHENRVFNYKMSGKIEDIKDIKDFEEKSANDFSYTFPKYQYKIFVRTSEKNQELKNIKEEYETKLVGFYLLVTFIALLLITSFNIFGKFINTIFNRYNKRLERKNFLFKKWKERYELAIIASNDGLWDMDLETNEIFFSNKWLEMFGYKRNDIQTFEEWLSLIHKDDKLKVIKEFEKHINKQSEHFICEYRLKDKWNNYKWILVRGKVFNSNRVLMMSMNIDDRVKLTKELRDVDLLTEHGRIVIFRWENDENLTVKFVSKSINDYGYEVNDFENKNNFFKFVYKDDVKPLKDVIKKAVKDDSDSFNCIFRVIDKQSNIKWVYTRAILIKDDYSNVIGFYGYLNDITKLKMNEEELKQKIEEEVEKNLEKDRLLVQQNKLASMGEMLGNIAHQWRQPLNNINLLIYYIRDSYGLISKDELNETIKNAKLQIDFMSQTIDDFRNFYKPSKEKKVFNIKDSIIQSSKIVKSSLEKNSIELLIDAINIEIENYENEFEQVIVNILNNAIDAKIIKDKTIKFKARIEIKIYKEKENIFISIFNNCGNIDETIIERIFEPYFTTKFENQGTGIGLYMTKVIIEKNMNGKIEAVNKDDGVEFLIKLNA
- a CDS encoding response regulator transcription factor; this translates as MQKFKTKVLLVEDEELARKTLAFYLNTIFDEVIVACDGADALEIIQKSFDNKENFDLVITDLNMPNINGMQMIDEILKLIPNQRFIIVSAHKNEEDLLKLINLRVSGYFVKPLNIDNMMEMLQKAKQEVLLDKQPKVLNEISNLIKLNNSYMYDMETSKLYNNNIIVKLSKKESEVLDVLIKNIGTLIPIERFKKEIWNDISINDSSFRTVMKRLKDKIKDNDFIISHKGYGYIIEKVLLK
- the truA gene encoding tRNA pseudouridine(38-40) synthase TruA, producing MNLKFIVAYDGSSYLGSQKQPNKNTIEDELLKAFKTLNIDTSIVLSGRTDKEVHATGQVFNCVIPDFWTDFFKLQEILNKRLPSSIQIRHIVKVNEDFHSRFHAKKRVYRYIITTKPTTPFNDKFITFVKSVDEKLLKEAIKEFIGVYDFKYFHKTGSDKDVTIREIFETAFYKHKDIYVFKFVANSYLRSQIRLMVGFLLAINDKRLTIEDLKKQLNCEKNLFKTPIKANGLYLAKIKY
- a CDS encoding LptF/LptG family permease, producing MKLNQYLYSQLAVTFFPIFLGLFFITSIVFLVKIASLTSIITINFIELFTLYAYVVPQIIFYTMPISFFISLVITLAKLASEYELTVITSFGLNPINILKIFLPITLLLSALLLIVSVGLIPKTKFLTKQFLDVKKKEANFNIKASEFGQKFGDWLIYISGKEDKVYENVKLFKTEDKKDQFIVSDTAILDNDKGSLSFKLLNGKAFIIDENEFNQIDYKSMYINDSIADSKIGVFTNTYEYWKNNIKKNIDIDDLTFYILTSLFPLVSLFLVITFGYFNPRYEKNRAIVYSLIAVVLYYVLIKAIGDKLLLHTLYIIPTIWLIGTYILYSKTIKKEY